The following proteins are co-located in the Candidatus Polarisedimenticolia bacterium genome:
- a CDS encoding enoyl-CoA hydratase-related protein: MPPVTQPQTEQASAPVLFETAPDRYRHWRLELQGDTARLVWDVQESQPFRPGYALKLNSYDLGVDIELADAVRRLRFEHPEVRAVAIVSGKERVFSAGANIHMLASSSHAFKVNFCKFTNETRLAIEEASAASGQRYLAACNGIAAGGGYELALACDEILLVDDGNSAVSLPEVPLLGVLPGTGGLTRVVDKRRVRRDHADIFCTLAEGVKGQRAVDWRLVDAVAPKSRFDAAVKERAAVLAAADRGPQAPPRRGPGVALPPLE; this comes from the coding sequence ATGCCTCCCGTGACACAACCTCAGACCGAGCAGGCGTCGGCGCCGGTTCTCTTCGAGACGGCCCCGGATCGCTACCGCCACTGGCGGCTGGAGCTGCAGGGGGACACCGCCCGGCTGGTGTGGGACGTGCAGGAGAGCCAGCCGTTCCGTCCGGGGTACGCGCTCAAGCTCAACTCGTACGATCTCGGAGTCGACATCGAGCTGGCCGACGCGGTCAGGCGCCTGCGCTTCGAGCATCCGGAGGTTCGGGCGGTCGCCATCGTTTCGGGCAAGGAGCGCGTCTTCTCGGCCGGCGCCAACATCCACATGCTGGCGTCGTCCTCGCACGCCTTCAAGGTGAACTTCTGCAAGTTCACCAACGAGACCCGGCTCGCCATCGAGGAGGCCTCCGCCGCCTCGGGGCAGCGCTACCTGGCGGCGTGCAACGGCATCGCCGCCGGCGGCGGCTACGAGCTGGCGCTCGCCTGCGACGAGATCCTGCTGGTGGACGACGGCAACTCGGCGGTGAGCCTCCCCGAGGTGCCGCTCCTCGGCGTGCTCCCGGGCACCGGCGGTCTGACCCGTGTGGTGGACAAGCGGCGCGTGCGCCGCGACCACGCCGACATCTTCTGCACGCTCGCCGAGGGGGTGAAAGGGCAGCGGGCGGTGGACTGGCGGCTGGTGGACGCGGTGGCGCCGAAGAGCCGCTTCGACGCCGCCGTGAAGGAGCGGGCCGCCGTCCTCGCCGCCGCCGACAGGGGGCCGCAGGCGCCGCCGCGGCGCGGGCCGGGGGTGGCGCTTCCGCCCCTCGAG
- a CDS encoding carbon starvation CstA family protein, translating into MNALPILIAAICILSIGYRYYSAFLAARVFALDDSRPTPAHRLNDGQNYHPTNKWVLFGHHFAAIAGAGPLIGPVLAAQFGWAPGLLWLLVGVVLGGAVHDFTILTASMRRNGRSLAEIARTEVNSLAGLTAMLAILFIIVIALAGLGLSVVNALQHSAWGTFTIAVTIPLALFMGFYMYRWRPGAYRSGTIIGVIGLFLAVIAGRFVADSFLGPWFTLSRGQITLALAAYGFIASVLPVWMLLCPRDYLSSYMKIGTVAALALGVFIVAPEIRMPAFTAFVAGGGPIIPGKVFPFCFITIACGAISGFHSLVASGTTPKMIDRESHARPIGYGAMLCEGFVGIMAFIAVLSLSPADYFAINVPPDEFGKLGMQVENLPQLSSDVGEEVAGRTGGAVSLAVGMAHVFSNVPGMRGLMAYWYHFAIMFEALFILTTIDTGTRVARFLLQEFFGKIYRPLERTDWLPGAVVASLLVVSAWGLFIHTGTISTIWPMFGIANQLLAAMALSIGTTVIIRSGKARYAWTTLLPLAFVAVTTLTAGWLSITDNFLPRARLAATAGARFQNYLNAGLTVVMMTLIVLTIANCVYTWFAILGARAAPDLNRKAPSAS; encoded by the coding sequence ATGAATGCCCTGCCGATCCTCATCGCGGCGATCTGCATTCTGAGCATTGGATACCGGTACTATTCGGCGTTTCTCGCCGCGCGGGTGTTCGCTCTCGACGACTCCCGTCCGACTCCGGCCCACCGGCTGAACGACGGCCAGAACTACCACCCGACCAACAAGTGGGTCCTCTTCGGCCATCACTTCGCCGCCATCGCCGGCGCGGGGCCTTTGATCGGCCCCGTGCTGGCGGCCCAGTTCGGCTGGGCCCCCGGCCTCCTGTGGCTTCTGGTCGGCGTGGTGCTCGGGGGGGCGGTGCACGACTTCACGATCCTGACCGCCAGCATGCGCAGAAACGGCCGATCGCTGGCGGAGATCGCCCGGACCGAGGTCAACTCCCTGGCCGGGCTGACCGCCATGCTCGCGATCCTGTTCATCATCGTCATCGCGCTCGCGGGCCTCGGGCTGTCGGTCGTCAACGCGCTGCAGCACTCGGCCTGGGGGACGTTCACCATCGCGGTCACCATCCCCCTCGCGCTGTTCATGGGGTTCTACATGTACCGCTGGCGGCCCGGGGCGTACCGCAGCGGGACAATCATCGGCGTCATCGGGCTGTTCCTCGCCGTCATCGCCGGGCGCTTCGTCGCGGATTCGTTCCTGGGGCCATGGTTCACGCTGTCGCGCGGGCAGATCACCCTCGCCCTGGCGGCGTACGGCTTCATCGCCTCGGTGCTGCCGGTCTGGATGCTCCTGTGCCCGCGCGACTACCTGTCCTCCTACATGAAGATCGGGACGGTGGCGGCCCTGGCCCTGGGCGTGTTCATCGTCGCTCCCGAGATCAGGATGCCCGCGTTCACGGCGTTCGTCGCGGGCGGCGGGCCGATCATTCCCGGGAAGGTCTTCCCCTTCTGCTTCATCACCATCGCCTGCGGCGCGATCTCCGGGTTTCACTCCCTGGTCGCGTCGGGGACCACCCCGAAGATGATCGATCGGGAGAGCCATGCCCGGCCGATCGGTTACGGCGCCATGCTGTGCGAGGGGTTCGTCGGGATCATGGCCTTCATCGCCGTCCTGTCCCTGAGTCCCGCCGACTATTTCGCCATCAACGTGCCGCCCGATGAGTTCGGGAAGCTCGGGATGCAGGTCGAAAACCTTCCGCAGCTCTCCAGCGACGTCGGCGAGGAGGTCGCCGGTCGGACCGGCGGGGCGGTGTCGCTCGCCGTGGGCATGGCCCACGTCTTCTCGAACGTTCCCGGAATGCGCGGGCTGATGGCGTACTGGTACCACTTCGCCATCATGTTCGAGGCGCTCTTCATCCTGACGACGATCGACACCGGGACGCGCGTGGCGCGCTTTCTCCTGCAGGAGTTCTTCGGGAAAATCTACCGCCCGCTGGAGCGGACCGACTGGCTTCCGGGGGCGGTGGTGGCGTCCCTCCTGGTGGTCTCGGCATGGGGCCTGTTCATCCACACCGGGACGATCAGCACGATCTGGCCCATGTTCGGCATCGCCAACCAGCTGCTGGCCGCCATGGCGCTGTCCATCGGGACGACGGTGATCATCCGATCGGGCAAGGCGCGCTACGCCTGGACGACGCTCCTGCCGCTGGCGTTCGTCGCCGTCACCACGCTCACCGCCGGCTGGCTGTCGATCACCGATAACTTCCTGCCGCGCGCCCGCCTGGCGGCGACCGCCGGCGCTCGCTTCCAGAACTACCTCAATGCCGGCCTCACCGTGGTCATGATGACCCTGATCGTCCTGACGATCGCCAACTGCGTCTACACCTGGTTCGCGATCCTCGGAGCCCGCGCCGCTCCGGACCTCAATCGCAAGGCGCCGTCCGCTTCATGA
- a CDS encoding alpha/beta hydrolase family protein, protein MKSNSRRSPRQAGARLWRALNVRFDDFRVWYKITYRRGRVLATEGDAWQALDATAHFEDPSLFYHGNGTVPKVSRQSVGRIPGAEVIRFTFPTLHPLPFPESNVAVGRFYRNRRAPGAPVVVISHGWAHKTLKTIEHLYVRPFVRAGFSVVFVAHPLHFERTPPGTYSGELVVSADVVLTVEAFRQGIVDMIGAVNWLRAEGHGTIGVFGYSLGAYLAGIMAAVRDDWAFVVLGGGGDSPVSPILDTPLGRNIREDLAACGMLDRGRLSRAWKVISPAAFSPRVPRERILMIAGRYDRIMLPASVRRLWRAWGRPRIRWMNRGHYALLATNRGLLAEAIPFMKRTAPCD, encoded by the coding sequence ATGAAGTCGAACTCGAGACGATCGCCGCGCCAGGCGGGTGCGCGGCTGTGGAGGGCGCTGAACGTCCGCTTCGACGATTTCCGCGTCTGGTACAAGATCACCTACCGGCGCGGGCGGGTCCTGGCCACCGAGGGGGATGCCTGGCAGGCGCTCGACGCGACGGCCCACTTCGAGGACCCGTCCCTCTTCTATCACGGAAACGGCACGGTCCCGAAGGTGAGCCGGCAGAGCGTCGGGCGGATTCCCGGGGCGGAAGTGATCCGGTTCACCTTTCCGACGCTGCATCCGCTGCCGTTCCCCGAGAGCAACGTGGCCGTCGGCCGCTTTTACCGCAACCGGCGCGCACCGGGAGCCCCGGTCGTCGTGATCAGCCACGGCTGGGCGCACAAGACCCTCAAGACGATCGAGCACCTGTACGTGCGGCCGTTCGTCCGCGCCGGCTTCTCGGTCGTCTTCGTGGCGCATCCGCTGCATTTCGAGCGCACGCCGCCCGGGACGTACAGCGGCGAGCTGGTGGTCTCGGCCGACGTGGTGCTCACGGTCGAGGCGTTCCGCCAGGGGATCGTCGACATGATCGGCGCCGTCAACTGGCTGCGCGCCGAGGGACACGGGACCATCGGGGTGTTCGGGTACTCGCTCGGGGCCTACCTCGCGGGGATCATGGCGGCGGTCAGGGACGACTGGGCCTTCGTCGTTCTCGGCGGCGGAGGCGATTCACCGGTCTCGCCCATCCTCGACACGCCGCTCGGGAGGAACATCCGGGAGGATCTCGCCGCGTGCGGCATGCTCGATCGCGGCCGGCTGTCGCGCGCCTGGAAGGTCATCTCCCCCGCGGCCTTCTCGCCCCGCGTGCCCAGGGAGCGCATTCTGATGATCGCCGGGCGATACGACCGGATCATGCTGCCCGCCTCGGTCCGCCGCCTGTGGCGCGCCTGGGGGCGCCCGCGGATACGCTGGATGAACCGCGGTCACTACGCCCTGCTCGCCACCAACCGCGGGCTCTTGGCGGAGGCCATTCCCTTCATGAAGCGGACGGCGCCTTGCGATTGA
- a CDS encoding metal-dependent hydrolase, giving the protein MENVSHTLAGLALARAGLGRASRLATTALVVGANLPDVDLAWSSFRNPLTYFHLHRGVTHALAGLVLLTLGLWAALLLIDRLLAGRGEAARARSGPLLLASALGVFSHGALDALNSYGVRLLLPWSGTWFYGDLLAIVDPWLWLVLGGAVFVTAPGTRRRNLAWGMGAVAAAIVVLSTPVVPVASRAAWAAGLAVTVALCRGVARRSRPAGPGVAVAAIGVVLGYVSLCAVAHDVALARLGQLALAEARGPSIPSGGVMRMEFAALPRPADPLRWEGMVIDERTIRHRVVGVFRALDPGDATWTRFERRLDDRAAEALWAGCAGGAIREFFRFPFVALEPGADGGRDIVVRDARYARRGRGFAVFSAPLGADGLPRVDPGRCP; this is encoded by the coding sequence ATGGAGAACGTCAGCCACACGCTCGCCGGTCTCGCGCTCGCCCGCGCCGGACTCGGCAGGGCCTCGCGCCTTGCGACCACCGCCCTGGTGGTCGGCGCGAATCTTCCCGACGTCGACCTGGCCTGGAGCAGCTTCCGGAATCCCCTGACCTATTTCCACCTCCATCGCGGCGTCACCCACGCCCTTGCGGGACTCGTCCTGTTGACCCTGGGCCTCTGGGCGGCCCTCCTTCTGATCGACCGCCTTCTCGCCGGCCGCGGAGAGGCCGCGAGGGCGCGCTCCGGCCCCCTCCTCCTCGCCTCGGCGCTCGGCGTCTTCAGCCACGGGGCGCTGGACGCCCTCAACTCGTACGGCGTCCGCCTGCTCCTTCCCTGGAGCGGAACCTGGTTCTACGGAGACCTTCTGGCGATCGTCGACCCGTGGCTCTGGCTCGTCCTCGGAGGCGCCGTCTTCGTGACGGCGCCGGGGACGCGCCGCCGCAACCTCGCGTGGGGGATGGGGGCGGTCGCCGCGGCGATCGTGGTGCTCTCGACGCCGGTCGTGCCGGTGGCCAGCCGCGCGGCGTGGGCCGCCGGACTGGCGGTGACCGTGGCCCTCTGCCGGGGCGTGGCGCGGCGCTCCCGCCCGGCCGGCCCCGGGGTCGCCGTCGCCGCCATCGGTGTCGTCCTCGGCTACGTCTCTTTGTGCGCCGTCGCGCACGATGTCGCGCTCGCGCGTCTCGGCCAGCTGGCCCTCGCCGAGGCGCGCGGGCCGTCCATCCCATCCGGCGGCGTGATGCGAATGGAATTCGCCGCCCTCCCGCGTCCCGCCGATCCGCTCCGCTGGGAGGGGATGGTCATCGACGAGCGGACCATCCGCCACCGCGTCGTCGGAGTGTTCCGGGCGCTCGATCCAGGGGACGCGACCTGGACGCGTTTCGAGCGCCGGCTCGACGATCGGGCGGCCGAGGCGCTCTGGGCCGGCTGCGCCGGCGGGGCCATCCGTGAGTTCTTCCGTTTCCCCTTCGTCGCCCTCGAGCCGGGAGCGGATGGCGGGCGCGACATCGTGGTCCGGGACGCGCGCTACGCGCGGCGGGGTCGCGGATTCGCGGTGTTCTCGGCGCCCCTGGGGGCGGACGGCCTGCCCCGGGTCGACCCGGGCCGGTGTCCCTGA
- a CDS encoding radical SAM protein, producing MTLHPRSYRGSTYVYPVLSRRARGISIGINLNPDTICNFDCIYCQVDRTTEPRVRRVDEERLRLELVALLREARSGALFERPEFRSVPDPLRIVRDITFAGDGEPPSYANFKGVVEDVLAIKKAEGFGDLKVILLTNATLIDRPKVKEAMRLMDRDHGEFWLKLDAGTEDYYRLVDRTTIPFAKVLANILDAARERPVVLQSLFMRVRGQGPAPDEIAAYCDRVSEIVSGGGRVSLVQVYTVARPPAETFVAPLADPEVERIAEEVRRRVPSIPVETFYSGGPS from the coding sequence GTGACCCTGCATCCCCGGAGCTACCGGGGAAGCACGTACGTCTACCCGGTCCTGTCGCGCCGGGCCCGCGGCATCTCGATCGGCATCAACCTCAATCCCGACACGATCTGCAACTTCGACTGCATCTACTGCCAGGTCGACCGGACGACGGAGCCCCGGGTGCGCCGCGTGGACGAAGAGCGCCTGCGCCTCGAGCTGGTGGCGCTCCTCCGGGAGGCGCGGAGCGGCGCCCTGTTCGAGCGGCCGGAATTCCGATCGGTGCCGGACCCGCTCCGGATCGTGCGCGACATCACCTTCGCGGGGGACGGCGAGCCCCCCTCCTACGCGAATTTCAAGGGGGTCGTCGAGGACGTGCTGGCGATCAAGAAGGCGGAAGGGTTCGGCGACCTCAAGGTCATCCTGCTCACCAACGCCACCCTCATCGATCGCCCCAAGGTGAAGGAGGCCATGCGCCTCATGGATCGGGACCACGGCGAGTTCTGGCTGAAGCTCGACGCCGGCACCGAGGACTACTATCGGCTGGTGGACCGGACGACGATCCCGTTCGCCAAAGTGCTCGCCAACATCCTGGACGCGGCGCGCGAGCGGCCCGTCGTCCTGCAGTCGCTGTTCATGCGGGTCCGGGGCCAGGGGCCGGCGCCGGACGAGATCGCGGCCTACTGCGACCGGGTCTCCGAGATCGTGTCGGGGGGCGGGCGCGTCAGCCTCGTCCAGGTCTACACCGTGGCCCGGCCGCCCGCCGAGACCTTCGTCGCGCCGCTTGCCGATCCGGAGGTGGAGCGGATCGCCGAGGAAGTGCGGCGGCGCGTCCCGTCGATTCCCGTCGAGACGTTCTACAGCGGCGGGCCGTCCTGA
- the mutY gene encoding A/G-specific adenine glycosylase translates to MQGHGEIRPGGASGIVGHFVIIIGGVTLSPRDAGVLRRALLAWYRSGRRDLPWRRTRDPYRVWISEIMLQQTTVGAVVPYYRRFLRAFPTARALASARLDDVLAAWSGLGYYRRARHLHRAARIVVARHGGRFPRLLEEALALPGIGRYTAGAILSIAYSLPLPVVDGNVARVLSRLLLVRNGRSAAGRRRLWSAAAALVAGESATPGDLNQALMELGATVCLPRRPACVRCPVARRCAARAAGLETTVPPPPRRRRPVEVRSAVALVSRGGRLLLIRRRDGSLMQGLWELPAAGPGGSADGLRLHLERPLATVRHAITYRRLRIDVHAARLLSEPVRGRYRWVAPKDLHRVPTSSIVRKVLAAIPGDAV, encoded by the coding sequence ATGCAGGGTCACGGAGAGATCCGGCCCGGCGGGGCGTCCGGAATCGTCGGCCATTTCGTCATTATAATCGGCGGCGTGACCCTTTCGCCGCGCGACGCCGGTGTCCTGCGAAGAGCCCTCCTGGCCTGGTACCGATCGGGGCGGCGCGACCTCCCGTGGCGCCGAACCCGCGACCCCTATCGTGTCTGGATCTCCGAGATCATGCTGCAGCAGACGACCGTCGGCGCCGTCGTCCCGTATTACCGGCGCTTCCTGCGCGCTTTCCCGACCGCCCGGGCACTCGCCTCGGCGAGGCTGGACGACGTCCTCGCCGCGTGGTCCGGCCTGGGCTACTACCGCCGCGCCCGTCACCTGCACCGGGCCGCCCGGATCGTCGTCGCGCGACACGGCGGCCGCTTCCCCCGCCTCCTCGAGGAGGCCCTCGCGCTCCCCGGCATCGGGCGGTATACGGCCGGCGCCATCCTGAGCATCGCCTACTCCCTCCCCCTGCCGGTGGTGGACGGCAACGTGGCCCGCGTCCTGTCGCGGCTGCTGCTCGTCAGGAACGGGCGCTCCGCCGCCGGGCGGAGACGACTGTGGAGCGCCGCGGCTGCCCTCGTCGCGGGGGAGTCGGCCACGCCGGGCGATCTGAACCAGGCCCTGATGGAGCTGGGCGCAACCGTCTGCCTTCCCCGGCGCCCCGCCTGCGTTCGCTGCCCCGTCGCCCGCCGCTGCGCCGCGCGCGCCGCCGGCCTGGAAACGACCGTTCCGCCCCCGCCGCGCCGGAGACGGCCGGTCGAAGTCCGATCCGCCGTGGCCCTGGTGTCGCGTGGTGGGCGGCTCCTCCTGATCCGGCGTCGGGACGGGTCCCTGATGCAGGGGCTCTGGGAGCTCCCGGCGGCAGGACCGGGCGGCTCCGCCGACGGACTTCGCCTTCATCTGGAGAGGCCTCTGGCGACCGTACGCCATGCGATCACCTATCGCCGCCTCCGGATCGACGTCCACGCGGCCCGCCTCCTGTCGGAGCCCGTGAGGGGCCGCTATCGCTGGGTCGCCCCGAAGGACCTGCACCGCGTCCCGACCTCGTCGATCGTCCGCAAGGTCCTCGCCGCCATCCCCGGAGATGCGGTTTGA
- a CDS encoding 6-carboxytetrahydropterin synthase, protein MYRVTESIEFCYGHRLLRYKGKCAHLHGHNGRVEIELTSPSLNDQSMVADFSDISRIVKEWIDQNLDHRMLLHKDDPLVPLLLKHDEPVFLMENDPTAEAIARVVFDHAVSRGLPVSAVRLWETSSSIASYSPSLSR, encoded by the coding sequence ATGTACCGGGTCACCGAAAGCATCGAGTTCTGCTACGGGCATCGCCTGCTCCGCTACAAGGGGAAGTGCGCCCACCTGCACGGTCACAACGGCCGGGTCGAGATCGAGCTGACCTCGCCGAGCCTCAACGATCAATCGATGGTGGCCGATTTCTCGGACATCAGCCGGATCGTCAAGGAGTGGATCGACCAGAACCTCGACCACCGCATGCTGCTCCACAAGGACGACCCCCTGGTGCCGCTGCTCCTGAAGCATGACGAGCCGGTCTTCCTCATGGAGAACGATCCCACCGCCGAGGCGATTGCCCGGGTGGTCTTCGACCATGCCGTCTCCCGCGGCCTCCCTGTCTCGGCGGTCCGCCTGTGGGAAACCAGCAGCTCGATCGCGTCGTACTCCCCCTCTCTGTCCCGGTGA
- a CDS encoding 7-cyano-7-deazaguanine synthase, translating into MTLPRRRLRRRPRRFSPRPRAGTACVLVSGGLDSAVLLRDFSRRYRRVQPLYVRAGLRWERAEIASLRAFLRALRSPRLLPLAFVHVPMSDLYAGHWSTTGRHTPGFHAGDESIYLPGRNLSLLSKAGTFCALRRIPVLGSGILNLNPFPDGTPGFFRAMQEALRRGLGTPIRILTPFRGLAKDDVIRRGRDLPLELTLSCANPRHGRHCGRCCKCAERVWAFGRAGVPDRTDYARGPGAAVPGSTGTSLRPAGWRDRTTRVAPKNATRAR; encoded by the coding sequence GTGACCCTTCCACGCCGCCGCCTGCGCCGCCGCCCGCGGCGGTTCTCCCCGCGTCCGCGCGCCGGGACCGCCTGCGTCCTGGTCAGCGGCGGCCTCGATTCCGCCGTGCTGCTCCGCGACTTCTCCCGCCGCTATCGCCGCGTCCAGCCCCTTTACGTGCGCGCCGGCCTGCGCTGGGAGAGGGCGGAGATTGCGAGCCTTCGGGCCTTCCTGCGCGCCCTGCGGTCGCCCCGGCTCCTGCCCCTTGCCTTCGTTCATGTTCCGATGTCCGATCTGTACGCCGGCCACTGGAGCACGACCGGCCGCCACACGCCGGGCTTCCATGCCGGCGACGAGTCGATCTACCTGCCGGGCCGGAACCTCTCGCTCCTCTCGAAGGCGGGAACCTTCTGCGCCCTGCGCCGCATCCCGGTCCTGGGATCCGGCATCCTGAACCTGAACCCGTTTCCGGATGGCACGCCGGGGTTCTTCCGCGCCATGCAGGAGGCGCTGCGACGGGGACTCGGGACGCCGATCCGCATCCTGACCCCCTTCCGCGGCCTGGCGAAGGACGACGTGATCCGCCGCGGCCGCGACCTGCCATTGGAGCTCACCCTGTCGTGCGCCAATCCACGGCACGGGCGGCACTGCGGCCGCTGCTGCAAGTGCGCCGAGAGGGTGTGGGCGTTCGGCCGGGCCGGAGTGCCGGACCGGACTGACTATGCGCGGGGTCCGGGAGCGGCCGTGCCGGGATCGACCGGCACCTCGCTCCGGCCGGCGGGCTGGCGCGACAGGACGACCCGCGTCGCCCCGAAGAACGCGACGAGGGCCAGGTAG
- a CDS encoding ferredoxin family protein: MSYVITGKCLGERYATCVAVCPVDCIHPGDYQGQEFMIINPEECIDCGACLPECPIEAIVETEEESPEWAVINKDLTPSFKPNPAVVPRPANDPPRRPENKLRG, encoded by the coding sequence GTGTCCTACGTCATCACGGGAAAATGCCTGGGCGAGCGCTACGCGACGTGCGTCGCCGTCTGTCCCGTCGATTGCATCCATCCGGGGGATTACCAGGGGCAGGAGTTCATGATCATCAACCCCGAGGAATGCATCGATTGCGGGGCCTGCCTGCCGGAGTGTCCGATCGAGGCCATCGTGGAAACGGAAGAGGAATCTCCCGAGTGGGCCGTGATCAACAAGGACCTGACGCCGTCCTTCAAGCCCAACCCGGCCGTCGTTCCGCGGCCGGCGAACGACCCTCCACGGAGACCCGAGAACAAGCTGCGCGGCTGA